In the Paramisgurnus dabryanus chromosome 18, PD_genome_1.1, whole genome shotgun sequence genome, ctcacataacacaagCTGTTTCTGCGTATCTGATATTAATCTGAAGTACCTATTGggatggtttcccggacagggattagcttaaaccaggaataggccttagtttaattagaaaatattttgacaaaCATGTCTTATCAAAACCATTACTTCTGTGTTTtttaggcaaaacaaagggcactgaagtattttaagatatgtcagtgcaagatgttttcagtttggacagctcttacatttattttagtctaggactaaccTACCccatagagtagtattacatccttcacatttttgaagagtctttagttttatcagatttataaaaaacagatCAGCTTTACTGAATCGTTCtgataacataaaaaaaaatttggaaggaggagttacgaactgcgggaggagcgagtgaCGACTCATGcaacactttatacaacactgactggataacttatgattcactacatgtttgtgttgtttatataacacttacgcgcctatttccaacagaACACAGAAGTCTTAATCCAACCCAGTTAGGACTTATCAACGcaatccagcgttaaacaaacacacatgcaaaacCCTGCTGCcaccccggataaacaaactatatccattgtttctataaggctggctttcttctccttacattcAAAAAACACTTCTTCATtcatgccattgttgagtcttgatataaaacatGACATAGCGTCCTTGGTTCACGCTCTTCACTGACATGTGGCCGTGGTTTTCCGGGGAAAGTGCCCATAAAAATAAGTGATACGTATGGCTTACCATTAAAACGTCAGACCTGTATTTGAAAAATCTTTCCGAAACTTGTTTGAACCCTGGCGTaatgcattcggcacagaaatactctgtaacatgcCCAACtgtttttttgacactttgcattgTTAAGCATGAGAAAAACAACTCTCAAACTGTGTTAATAATTCAAAATACATGAAATCCCATTGAAACCCCCACATAAGGTGAAATCTTAATtattatattactagaccttagtgcagccttttaTACAATAGATCACataatcttactcaatagactataaactatgttggcatcagtggtcaagcAAAAGCCTGGTTTAtctgtttatgtaaatgaggaaaagTCATGTCACTCTCCGGTTAAATATggcgtaccgcagggatcagttctaggtcCTATCCTTTTCTTGTTGTATGTGTTACCTCTTGGAGACATTATCAGAAAACATAACATACAGTTTTACTGCTATgcagatgatacccagctttacatctcctcacattctagcaaaacccaccagttttctaagctaacagactttctttctttctttatgccattccagcatctatggctatattcatggcaggAACTGGTTAATTCATACAGaagttttattcagacaagttaaTCCAGATACAGGttggggagggacaatttggcatcttcaatttgcctaacttgcatgtttttggcctgtgggagaaAACCGGAGTAAACCCAAGCTGACACAGGAAGAACATGccaactccacacagaaaggccacctgacctagcTGGGGCTCAAACTGGgcaccttcttgctgtgaggcaacttttatcagaatacaatccatcacatACACTGTGGTTGCAAAATCTGGTCAtgtaattatccctagaatatcaaaagtgtctagaGGTTGTAGATCATTTTCATACTTAGCCCATAAGCTCTAAAATGATTTACCCAACAATGTTCGAGAGTCAGGCACACCCGATCAatttaagtctaaactaaagACATATCTCttcaaagcattcacataaataATAGTGAAaaacactatataaataaaattattatgaaTTAAACCATTTGTTGCTTCTGCATTTCTGAATAAATCACAGATATTCAAAGTCATTGTGGCCTTAGCTAAAACCTACTTACATTTACATCCTCAACTTACTTTTACAACCTGAAAACAGAAATGCTGTAAAACCTACAAGTTGATGCACGTAAAGACACATGTTGAGATGTACTGTAAAACCTACAAGTTGATGCATGTAAAGACAAATATTAAGATATACTGTAAAACCTAGAAGTTGATGCATGTAAAGACACATGTTGACATATACTGTAAAACCTACAAGTTGATGCATGTAAAGACAAATATTAAGATATACTGTACATAAACTATAAAAACACTGGACCCAGAAAATAGTTGTCCcaatatttgacccaacaatgtttaaagttaaatgacacATCAATTTGGCAAAATAAGGCAAATTACATCAAATCataaaatatagatttttttatttgaacatgCATGAAATACAGTGCAGtcacttatgaatatttaatTGGTCCTTTGTTTATTGATTATAATCATTCTCCTGAGCATTGACTGTAAGTTTTGTGAAAGTGCcacttttatgtatttattgccTCCTTAAATTCTTTCAATCTGAGCTTCAGTTAACAATCCAATCACTCCAACTATAGACTTAACTTCCAGCAGACTTAtgtttaaaaataacaataacaacaaagtccatCTAGAGTAGAtcatttctgataacaagcaaaataaataaacagtaaattaccttagttcaaatcatagctgaAGCATATCAACTACAACACTGAGGTAatattactgtgtaaaattaatgtatacaatgttagctaaAGATGCTTAAATCTAGCCTGGCTGCCAAATCCACACAGCAGTGATTCATGCTCACTGTCTCCCCTGGAAACCAAATTTTTATTTTCCACAAGATATTTGTTCCAGAAGTTAACTTCGGGCCAGGTGCGTAACCGGGGCAACACGCAtgcatccgatgaaaccatATATACaacatgcatacaaaataatacattttaaataatataaatgtgtttgaAAAAAGGCATTTCCTTGGTTAAACATCATATTTGACAACTACTGTAAATGTATATTCAGCTGAAATGCCTGTGCTATTTGCTTTAGGTGAACATGGAGATCAAAGTCTGTTTCTTCTCTTTATCCTCTTGATACTCATGAACACCAGTTAAAAGAAAAGGTTCTGTTTTATTCTCCTTCTGGTAGTATGGACAAACCTTCAGATGTTCTGAGATTGAATGCAGTTGATCAAAGCACCACCCATTCACGGTGGAGAAGAGGTTGCTAAACTGCCAAACCTAATAAAGTTTGGAAGAACCATTAGGGTTATCTTAACCATTCATGAGGGCACTTAAcatttttaacagaaaaaatgTAATCTTTATATTATGTATCAAAAGGCTGTAAATAAACTATACTGCAAGTGCTCTAGAAACCCACCTTCTTCCTGGACCTCCAGCACCAACCACCATGAGAGTAGACCTTCTTCTCCCACTTCAGTGTGACCATGCCTCTTTCATGAAGCAAGGTACTACACACCTCCCTCATCAGTCTGGAGACCAGAGCGAGTTGGGACAGGGTGAAGCTGTCAAGAAATCCAGCAATGTGGACCAGAATCTCAAAAGGTAACCTGCTCAGAGCATCTGCATTCCTTGCACGCTTTCTTTCCAAACTCACTGTCTTCACACCTTCATATAAGCTGGCTGACACCTCAGGTCTCATGCAGAAGGTGCTCAGGTCTTTATCGTAGTAGACAGCTGCTCTGTGAGAGCTGGGCTGAAACCTTCTTTGAATAAAAGTGCAGCCGAGATAAGCGAGAGGACACCTTTGTTCAAACCAGCCGCTGATGCAACTCTGGATGTCAGAGTGAACGTTTTTATAGTGTGATGGAAACTCATCTCGTCTGAATATGTGATTGCAGAGGTACGTAAATGCAGAGCTGGTTTTGTTGTGTCGTCTTGTGACGCTTTCGGTCTGAATGTGGACGTGAAGTTTCAAAGGCCGTTCAGCGATGATATCCGCCAGTGAGGTCTCTGGTTTGAAAGGGGCGGTGAAAAAATCATATGTCTGTGTTCCAACGTCCAAAAAAAGGGGGTCTGTGGAGTTGTTTTCAGCTATGAGGTGTCCACGTAATTCCTTCTCCAGAGAGCACAGCAAAGTTGCTTGAATCTCATCCCATTTCGGGACATCAGCGATTTCAACGTCCAAGTCAGATGTGTCCACGCTTACAGTGACCTTCTTGTGATGTGAGGGATTTCGGATGCGGCTTTGTTTCGCTTTAAAGCTGATTGGGACTTTGAAATTAGGGACGACTTTAATTTTCATGGGCTCCAAGCGTTCATAAACAAATTTCTTCTCAGGTC is a window encoding:
- the fbxo40.1 gene encoding F-box protein 40.1 gives rise to the protein MGKQRAQASKLHQHCESCHSRRCKTPVEISVSCMIISCRQLCGAVFHLCKEEEHMLLCPNERVPCLNVEYGCPFTMCRSKLAKHLETCPASVVTCSMEWNRWPIEETETPDFYQNILKENHTQEPLDLSMALRDQRHLFQSLKMKTLFPELIEKVPEEVPSVTVLEGAVGGEALSNGVEDIFTNADSSSNTECQEEGLTQEEREAIARNSEVENIESYNIWERMFSMELSGCKHTIKALGQTPTSTGAKGVRLRANPSGLEILKEENQSYSIEVPQYSASEMDEDKFLIATSLFACDTRPEKKFVYERLEPMKIKVVPNFKVPISFKAKQSRIRNPSHHKKVTVSVDTSDLDVEIADVPKWDEIQATLLCSLEKELRGHLIAENNSTDPLFLDVGTQTYDFFTAPFKPETSLADIIAERPLKLHVHIQTESVTRRHNKTSSAFTYLCNHIFRRDEFPSHYKNVHSDIQSCISGWFEQRCPLAYLGCTFIQRRFQPSSHRAAVYYDKDLSTFCMRPEVSASLYEGVKTVSLERKRARNADALSRLPFEILVHIAGFLDSFTLSQLALVSRLMREVCSTLLHERGMVTLKWEKKVYSHGGWCWRSRKKVWQFSNLFSTVNGWCFDQLHSISEHLKVCPYYQKENKTEPFLLTGVHEYQEDKEKKQTLISMFT